From the Oryza glaberrima chromosome 5, OglaRS2, whole genome shotgun sequence genome, one window contains:
- the LOC127774293 gene encoding uncharacterized protein LOC127774293: protein MATHAPKGYLCAGSSSFDDPDVVEVTPAAAAAGGWSSGHQKRKRSQVVPHEVIELDADDDPDGVVIIGEKSSVDKNKQAVGYPIDWLKHAKSSLAGEIAGPSSYPSKNPDILLGGLKIFQENPFYNNIDDYAYEAFEEDYGYDEDEYDDYDYDSTLYESEYNFTLAAKFDGLDIPPGVEAPLPWLQTTAAEMANKTKPVNMMDDKIDEKYSAFKQFDTVDDHSDHYYSKPDLRKVQVVKKPSKEWAKRIQHEWKVLEKDLPDTIFVRAYEDRMDLLRAVITGPAGTPYHDGLFFFDIYFPPHYPSVPPLVNYRSGGLRLNPNLYACGKVCLSLLNTWSGSGCERWSPSNSTMLQVLVSVQALVLNAKPYFNEPGYAMHANTPHGEKSSLTYNEDTFLLSCRTMLYSLRNPPKHFEDFIAGHFRKYGQSILIACRAYLDGAQVGCLVGNGVQDVDEGDKSCSARFKSALKRLFEELLMEFTVKGAECDKFLAEKAKAAASRAPADTTLRLKPHKVKRLMRLLPPLHLSISFGKSSPPKQTKREERRSHNSASSQMAPPRRDPNPNHLLLVAVLLLLVPATVAAAATYSDHCHGLPSAPDLAGGGEGGADPTSLRLSLQLNTGYFSGGGGARLFGPDLSIPPRSFSFLPSSVVRTTDASLLHVSATLTVSGGRRRRPPNDGRHLLVEYDGQAHRFRPRLPRFAGRRGSVTFGLEGYYSSASGELCMVGTGSGRAADGTAVNLLSAVLRVRYPGRANLTRPFVTGSLESTDSPSFFEPVSLVTYAEEGYAYAESASCPPPPTGRLDALQVFEGSKFSCAHLSSLFKATFRLDYTNGSSESTASSLGLHQRFMFINRMRCADDGAVRAYVVFANQTDVSAYYFMLGEKAMVVEGFWDEKRSRLCLKGCHVVNSGPSRADLAVGECGIGMSFWFPAVWSLQERSFAAGLVWNTSLKSGEGIAASSNTIAPYFRGSLSGLKYNYTKVDEAKKYYEKYGLNKKRKGKFPDSNSYRDLTFRFFLQKGGGSGYASPVTIGSMLYDGNSLVDSDRSYHIMTETNHRLLNVSYDIHYVGNWSLETFRRQHISAEGVYDAKTGSLCMIACRVVNISLDCEILVTAQFSPLDTKVAQHVKGTIRSLRKKTDPLFFEPLDIASYGLYIDKVDESIWRMDLESTMALISMTLSCLFIAVQLFHVKKVPEALPAMSIAMLVVLSLGYMIPLVLNFEALFKNSNKQTFPLSGGGWLEVNEVIVRIITMVTFLMQLRLLQLACSARSMDVSKDQSWAAEKKVLWICLPLYIIGAVAAWVVHMQFNNNRRMLRKVARLPQVNRHAFWEDLVSYGGLILDGFLLPQVILNACLGSKVKALSPGFYIGSTMIRALPHVYDVFRAKHFVPSLRPFYRYANPRDDLFSLAWDIAIPCGAILLLVLLFLQQRFGGAFFICSKNRKASEYEMVSTVSS, encoded by the exons atggcgacccACGCCCCCAA GGGCTACCTCTGCGCGGGGAGCTCGTCGTTCGATGATCCCGACGTGGTCGAggtgacgccggcggcggccgcggcagggGGGTGGAGCTCCGGCCACCAGAAGCGGAAGCGGAGTCAG GTTGTTCCTCATGAAGTAATTGAACTGGATGCTGATGATGATCCTGATGGAGTTGTGATTATTGGTGAAAAATCATCAGTTGATAAGAATAAGCAAGCTGTTGGATATCCTATAGACTGGCTAAAGCATGCAAAG AGTAGTTTGGCTGGTGAAATTGCTGGCCCAAGTTCCTACCCATCAAAAAATCCTGATATATTACTTGGTGGCCTGAAAATATTTCAAGAGAACCCATTTTACAACAACATTGATGACTATGCTTATGAGGCATTTGAAGAAGATTATGGTTATGATGAAGATGAGTATGATGATTACGATTATGATAGTACACTTTATGAAAGTGAATATAACTTCACTTTGGCTGCCAAGTTTGATGGTTTGGATATCCCACCTGGTGTGGAGGCTCCTTTACCATGGTTGCAGACGACTGCGGCAGAGATGGCAAATAAGACCAAACCTGTGAACATGATGGATGATAAAATTGATGAAAAATACAGTGCATTTAAGCAATTCGATACTGTTGATGATCACAGTGATCATTATTATTCGAAGCCAGATTTAAGAAAGGTTCAGGTAGTGAAAAAG CCTTCAAAAGAATGGGCAAAGCGTATTCAGCATGAGTGGAAAGTTCTAGAAAAAGATTTACCAG ATACCATATTCGTGAGGGCATATGAGGATAGAATGGACCTGCTTAGAGCTGTTATTACGGGACCAGCAGGCACTCCCTATCATGATGGTCTCTTCTTCTTTGACATTTACTTCCCTCCTCATTATCCGAGTGTACCTcca CTGGTGAACTATCGGTCTGGTGGGTTGCGGCTTAATCCAAACTTGTATGCTTGCGGGAAGGTGTGCCTTAGCCTGTTGAACACCTGGTCTGGTAGTGGATGTGAGAGGTGGAGTCCTTCAAACTCAACAATGCTACAAGTCCTGGTCTCAGTTCAGGCTTTGGTGTTGAATGCCAAACCTTATTTCAATGAGCCTGGATATGCCATGCATGCTAATACACCTCATGGCGAGAAGAGTTCATTAACTTATAATGAAGATACTTTCCTGCTATCCTGCAGGACAATGCTATATTCTCTGCGAAATCCACCAAAG CATTTTGAGGATTTTATCGCGGGTCATTTCCGCAAGTATGGCCAGAGCATCCTGATAGCTTGCAGAGCCTATCTGGACGGTGCCCAAGTTGGATGTCTTGTTGGAAATGGTGTGCAGGATGTCGATGAGGGCGACAAGAGCTGCTCGGCGAGGTTTAAGAGCGCGCTGAAGAGATTATTTGAGGAACTTCTGATGGAATTCACTGTCAAGGGAGCAGAGTGTGACAAATTCCTAGCTGAGAAGGCCAAAGCCGCGGCTTCTAGAGCTCCAGCAGACACCACATTGAG GCTTAAACCCCACAAAGTCAAGAGGCTGATGCGACTGCTTCCTCCCCTCCACCTCTCCATTTCCTTCGGAAAATCCTCCCCACCAAAACAAACCAAGAGAGAGGAGCGGAGATCTCACAACTCCGCCTCCTCCCaaatggcgccgccgcgccgcgatCCAAACCCtaaccacctcctcctcgtcgccgtacTCCTCCTGCTGGTCCCTgccacggtggcggcggcggcaacctaCTCGGATCACTGCCACGGCCTCCCCTCCGCGCCCGAcctcgcgggcggcggcgagggaggcgctgATCCGACCTCGCTGCGCCTCTCCCTCCAGCTCAACACCGGCtacttctccggcggcggcggggcgcggctgTTCGGCCCCGACCTCTCCATCCCGCCccgctccttctccttcctcccctcctccgtgGTGCGCACCACCGACGCCTCCCTCCTCCACGTCTCCGCCACGCTCACCGTgtcgggcggccggaggaggaggccgccgaaCGATGGGCGGCACCTCCTCGTCGAGTACGACGGCCAGGCGCACCGCTtccgcccccgcctcccccgcttcgccggccgccgcggctccGTCACGTTCGGCCTCGAGGGGTACTACTCGTCGGCCTCCGGCGAGCTCTGCATGGTCGGCACCGgctccggccgcgccgccgacggcacGGCGGTGAACCTCCTCTCCGCCGTGCTCCGCGTCCGCTACCCCGGCCGCGCCAACCTGACGCGCCCCTTCGTCACCGGCAGCCTCGAGAGCACCGACTCCCCCAGCTTCTTCGAGCCCGTCTCTCTCGTCACCTACGCCGAGGAGGGATACGCGTACGCGGAGAGCGCctcgtgcccgccgccgcccaccggtAGGCTCGACGCGCTCCAGGTGTTCGAAGGTAGTAAATTCTCATGCGCACACCTCAGTTCGCTGTTCAAGGCGACGTTCAGGCTCGACTACACCAACGGCAGCAGCGAGTCGACCGCCTCATCGCTGGGGCTTCACCAGAGGTTCATGTTCATCAACCGGATGCGATGTGCCGACGATGGCGCAGTGCGAGCTTATGTGGTGTTCGCGAATCAGACAGATGTATCGGCGTACTACTTTATGCTTGGTGAGAAGGCCATGGTAGTGGAGGGTTTCTGGGACGAGAAGAGGAGCAGGCTGTGTCTCAAAGGGTGTCACGTTGTGAATTCGGGACCATCCCGTGCGGATTTGGCGGTGGGCGAGTGTGGGATTGGGATGAGCTTCTGGTTCCCCGCTGTGTGGTCACTACAGGAACGGAGCTTTGCTGCAGGTTTGGTCTGGAACACGAGCCTGAAGAGCGGTGAGGGCATAGCTGCAAGCTCCAACACAATAGCTCCATACTTTAGGGGAAGTCTTTCGGGTCTGAAGTATAACTACACCAAGGTTGATGAGGCAAAGAAGTATTATGAGAAGTATGGCTTGAACAAGAAGAGAAAGGGAAAGTTCCCTGATAGCAATTCATATCGGGACTTAACATTCCGGTTCTTCTTGCAGAAAGGAGGGGGCTCTGGATATGCATCACCAGTCACAATTGGGTCAATGCTATATGATGGGAACTCTTTGGTTGATTCAGATCGTTCCTATCATATAATGACAGAGACGAATCATAGGTTACTTAATGTCAGCTATGACATTCACTATGTCGGGAATTGGTCGCTAGAAACATTTCGCCGTCAGCATATCTCTGCAGAGGGTGTTTATGATGCTAAGACAGGCTCCTTGTGTATGATTGCTTGTCGGGTGGTTAATATCTCGTTGGATTGTGAAATTCTTGTAACTGCTCAGTTTTCTCCTTTGGATACAAAAGTAGCACAGCATGTCAAGGGGACAATTAGAAGCTTGAGGAAGAAGACTGACCCTCTTTTCTTTGAACCGCTGGACATTGCTTCGTATGGGTTGTACATAGACAAAGTGGATGAGTCGATCTGGAGAATGGACTTGGAAAGCACCATGGCCCTGATCTCGATGACACTATCCTGTTTGTTCATTGCTGTGCAACTGTTCCATGTCAAGAAGGTTCCTGAAGCGCTTCCTGCCATGTCAATCGCCATGCTTGTAGTTCTCTCTTTGGGTTACATGATACCTCTTGTGTTGAACTTTGAGGCCCTCTTCAAGAACAGTAACAAACAGACATTTCCACTTTCAGGTGGTGGTTGGCTTGAGGTGAATGAAGTCATTGTGCGAATCATTACCATGGTAACCTTTCTGATGCAGTTACGACTTCTTCAATTGGCATGCTCCGCACGTTCCATGGATGTAAGCAAAGATCAATCATGGGCTGCTGAGAAGAAAGTGCTTTGGATATGCTTGCCACTGTACATTATAGGTGCAGTCGCAGCTTGGGTTGTTCACATGCAATTTAACAACAACCGAAGGATGCTTAGAAAGGTTGCTCGCTTACCTCAGGTTAATAGACATGCATTCTGGGAGGACCTTGTGTCATATGGGGGATTAATACTCGACGGGTTCTTGCTCCCTCAGGTTATCTTAAACGCATGCTTAGGCTCCAAAGTGAAGGCACTTTCCCCGGGATTTTACATTGGAAGCACCATGATTCGTGCGCTACCTCATGTGTATGATGTGTTCAGGGCTAAGCATTTTGTGCCCAGCTTGAGACCATTTTACAGGTATGCAAACCCTCGCGATGATCTCTTCAGCCTCGCATGGGACATTGCCATACCGTGTGGAGCAATACTGCTGTTGGTTCTTCTGTTCCTTCAGCAGCGGTTTGGAGGCGCTTTCTTCATTTGTTCGAAGAACAGGAAGGCAAGTGAATATGAAATGGTTTCCACAGTTAGCTCTTAA